A genome region from Trichoderma asperellum chromosome 7, complete sequence includes the following:
- a CDS encoding uncharacterized protein (BUSCO:EOG092D1M7G): MAPPNDRKRRIQDTENSAATKSHDPDGGIARTAKKAKVEDGRSIFVRSLPPGVTNESLTDFFSQYFAVKHATVVVDQETKESRGFGFVSFADADDARDAKAALDKKEWDGRRIRIEVAEPRQRNADEASKRPGKGREAFQRPSTKLIIRNLPWSIKTSEQLSKLFLSYGKVIYSDLPQNKGKLKGFGFVTIRGRPNAEKALEAVNGKIVDGRPLAVDWAVDKATWDKQQNTENGEKDSQDDEDEAEDEKEDKDVGDDGEVKNRDDQLASDLANFMKNHMTNMEDEDDEDEDKDEDEDDDEDDEDMKLLDEVDEEKETQKPKRELMTDNSSTVFVRNLPFTATDEQLKSFFGHFGNVRYARVVMDKATDRPAGTGFVCFVDTADAKTCIIDAPRRAPPTAGGVKHSILQDENADPTGKYTMDGRVLQVAQAVGKNEAANLAENSLAQRRQKDKRHLYLLSEGAIGGNSPLRGLLTDAEVRMRSMSAQQRKKLVEKNPMLHISLTRLALRNIPNDIGAKELKELARKAVVEFAKDVKEGRRQPLSKEENARDGKDAKDKEKDRKQKRKGIVKQAKIVFEDNKGSKVSESSGAGKSRGYGFIEYTSHRHALMGLRYLNGHQLDGNNGRKQRLIVEFAIENAQVVKRRQEAEKTARKPKKDGDADASEHEEDEDEEVPEQKKKKQKGKKPKGNMNKGPQVGTKAKPPKEGDVDEKKKPADAKEAIQQKLIARKRQVRKKKAVARGKA, from the coding sequence atggcacCCCCGAATGATCGCAAGCGCCGGATTCAAGATACCGAGAATTCTGCTGCCACCAAATCGCATGATCCAGACGGCGGAATTGCGCGAACAGCGAAGAAAGCCAAAGTCGAGGATGGACGGTCCATCTTTGTTCGATCACTGCCCCCTGGCGTAACGAACGAGAGTCTTACCGACTTTTTCTCGCAATACTTTGCCGTCAAGCATGCTACAGTGGTGGTTGACCAGGAAACGAAAGAATCAAGAGGATTCGGATTCGTATCATTTGCTGACGCCGACGATGCTAGAGATGCCAAAGCGGCGTTGGACAAGAAGGAGTGGGATGGCAGGCGCATTCGAATTGAGGTTGCGGAACCTAGACAGCGTAATGCCGATGAAGCATCCAAGAGGCCTGGAAAGGGCAGGGAGGCGTTCCAGAGGCCATCTACCAAGCTGATTATTCGAAATCTGCCTTGGAGTATCAAAACCTCCGAACAACTATCAAAACTATTCTTGAGTTATGGCAAGGTCATATACTCTGATCTTCCACAAAACAAGGGAAAGCTAAAGGGATTCGGTTTCGTCACCATTCGTGGACGTCCAAATGCAGAGAAGGCTCTGGAGGCTGTTAATGGCAAGATTGTTGATGGCCGGCCATTGGCTGTTGACTGGGCTGTTGATAAGGCGACCTGGGACAAGCAACAGAATACGGAAAACGGCGAAAAAGACTcacaagatgatgaagatgaggctgaagatgagaaggagGACAAGGATGTTGGAGATGACGGCGAAGTCAAGAATCGTGACGATCAACTAGCCTCAGATCTTGCCAATTTTATGAAGAACCACATGACGAACatggaagacgaggacgacgaagacgaagacaaggacgaagacgaagatgatgatgaagacgacgaggacatgaagctgctggatgaagtggatgaggagaaggagaccCAGAAACCAAAGCGAGAGCTGATGACAGATAACTCTTCAACCGTTTTTGTTCGAAACCTACCATTTACAGCTACAGATGAGCAGCTCAAATCTTTCTTTGGCCATTTTGGCAATGTTCGATATGCTAGAGTTGTCATGGACAAAGCTACCGACAGGCCGGCTGGCACTGGCTTCGTCTGCTTCGTCGACACTGCGGATGCAAAAACCTGCATAATAGATGCTCCTCGTCGCGCACCACCGACTGCAGGAGGAGTCAAGCATTCCATCCTCCAAGACGAGAACGCTGACCCCACCGGAAAGTACACAATGGACGGCCGAGTTCTGCAAGTGGCCCAAGCCGTTGGCAAGAATGAGGCTGCCAACTTGGCAGAGAACTCGCTCGCACaaaggaggcaaaaagaTAAACGTCATCTGTACCTCTTGTCTGAAGGTGCCATCGGTGGAAACTCTCCGCTGCGGGGTCTTTTGACTGATGCAGAGGTTCGGATGCGATCGATGAGTGCTCAGCAGCGCAAGAAGCTTGTGGAGAAGAACCCTATGCTACACATCAGCTTAACCCGACTTGCTCTTCGTAACATTCCCAACGATATTGGCGCCAAGGAACTGAAGGAGCTGGCTAGAAAGGCCGTTGTCGAATTTGCCAAGGACGTCAAGGAGGGGCGCCGACAGCCCCTttccaaagaagagaatgccAGAGACGGCAAGGATGCAAaggacaaggagaaggacaGGAAGCAAAAGCGCAAGGGTATTgtcaagcaagcaaagatTGTGTTTGAAGACAACAAGGGATCCAAGGTATCTGAGTCGAGCGGAGCCGGCAAGAGCCGTGGCTACGGATTCATCGAGTACACGTCCCATCGCCACGCCTTAATGGGTCTGAGATATTTGAACGGACACCAGCTTGACGGAAACAACGGCAGGAAGCAGCGCTTGATTGTCGAATTTGCCATTGAGAACGCTCAGGTGGTGAAGCGACGACAGGAGGCTGAGAAAACAGCTCGAAAGCCAAAGAAGGACGGCGATGCAGATGCATCTGAGCacgaggaggacgaggacgaagaggttcccgagcaaaagaagaagaagcaaaagggtaaaaagcCCAAGGGCAACATGAACAAGGGACCCCAGGTGGGAACCAAGGCGAAGCCTCCCAAGGAAGGGGATgtcgatgagaagaagaagccggctGACGCAAAGGAGGCGATCCAGCAGAAGCTGATTGCGCGGAAGAGACAGGtgcgcaagaagaaggctgtgGCGAGAGGAAAAGCGTAG
- a CDS encoding uncharacterized protein (EggNog:ENOG41) has product MPRDSDSSLTSLFVRFKQHVDSAVASGIHALFARPQPQPQPLHQPPSADIQQPESELSTAKSADTSASDSASDSSSRAAAPFAPVTMANAESRASSALDTVSVASWSYSPANLRHLRPPVPNDLPAQCDSTVFTFEDAFEDLLTVSQGRPLPDIKSRYNQRQLLRQMFSHGEPTWFWLRRLESQGLLRRPTRDELYRPRNFGLLEDLEEPEFSEPNWNDWSKLHEELDRKAAEVWKGVTSREENVRQPKSHSFFDDVHQTFKQLEDSFYGRNGSHEEEHGNQHQKRFPDHFDDLFSSLSSSFAEGHKTWDAFVKSITNHKPVSSENSAAQPPSSSEEKVYDDGTREVVTRDEKVNSFGYLTTTITKKTYDKNGNEIGTETHFTMRPAEKTQNARARENNDANVIERADADANADADGDDQQAQDKKPGWFWK; this is encoded by the coding sequence ATGCCCCGCGACAGCGACTCCTCGCTAACCAGCCTCTTTGTCCGCTTCAAGCAGCACGTCGATTCCGCTGTCGCCTCCGGCATTCACGCTCTATTCGCCCgcccgcagccgcagccgcagcccctCCACCAGCCACCATCTGCAGACATCCAACAGCCGGAATCTGAGCTGTCAACCGCCAAATCAGCAGATACATCGGCTTCTGACAGCGCTTCTGACAGCTCCAgccgagcagcagcgccgtttGCTCCCGTCACAATGGCCAACGCCGAGTCGCGCGCCTCATCAGCTCTCGACACCGTCTCGGTTGCGTCATGGTCCTATTCGCCGGCAAATTTGCGCCACCTTCGGCCGCCTGTGCCAAATGACCTGCCGGCGCAATGCGACTCTACCGTCTTCACTTTTGAGGATGCCTTTGAAGATCTGCTCACCGTCTCGCAGGGACGGCCCCTGCCTGACATTAAATCCAGGTATAACCAGAGACAGTTGCTGAGGCAAATGTTTTCCCATGGCGAGCCTACGTGGTTCTGGCTCCGAAGGCTGGAATCCCAAGGCCTGCTTAGACGCCCCACTCGAGATGAGCTCTACAGGCCCCGAAATTTTGGCCTCTTGGAGGATCTTGAGGAGCCTGAATTTTCAGAGCCAAATTGGAATGACTGGTCGAAGCTGCACGAGGAGCTGGACCGCAAGGCAGCTGAAGTATGGAAGGGCGTCACCTCTCGCGAAGAAAACGTTCGCCAGCCCAAGAGCCACAGCTTCTTCGACGATGTGCACCAGACATTCAAGCAGCTAGAGGATAGCTTCTATGGCCGGAATGGCTCCCATGAAGAGGAGCACGGCAACCAGCACCAAAAGCGCTTCCCCGACCACTTTGACgatctcttctcctcccttAGCTCGAGCTTCGCAGAGGGCCACAAGACGTGGGACGCGTTCGTCAAGAGCATTACCAATCACAAACCCGTATCTTCTGAGAATTCGGCCGCGCAGCCACCCAGCTCAAGTGAGGAGAAGGTATACGATGACGGGACCAGGGAAGTGGTAACGAGAGATGAAAAGGTCAACAGCTTTGGCTACTTGACCACGACGATTACAAAAAAGACTTATGATAAGAATGGTAATGAAATTGGCACGGAAACGCACTTTACGATGCGCCCTGCAGAAAAGACCCAAAATGCGAGAGCGAGGGAAAATAACGATGCAAATGTTATCGAAAGAGCAGATGCAGACGCAaacgcagacgcagacggaGACGACCAGCAGGCGCAGGATAAGAAACCAGGATGGTTCTGGAAATAA
- a CDS encoding uncharacterized protein (EggNog:ENOG41~TransMembrane:9 (n3-13c18/19o42-65i187-207o213-233i242-260o280-299i306-323o343-362i374-393o405-423i)), producing the protein MSLTFTESTLPTWTSALAAPTATGGSSGDGSGSDDDGDALQRWSSLIGIITAIVGNVLIALALNVQRYAHTRLHKERKRIKQGARAALKRAQSSNSSNSNGTTQVGVYGTIIGDGARDRDRGSNGYQNGDGIGFSIPDYDEHSDDEHEFQEDEPLMASFQSSATTASTDTDTVQPRKSSSNYLKSPYWWLGQILITLGEAGNFLAYGFAPASIVSPLGVVALVSNCIIAPAMFHEKFRLRDFWGVVIAVSGVVTVVLSANQEETKLNPHDVWGAITTVEFEIYLGVTTFLIIVLMWASAKYGKRTILIDLGLVGLFGGYTALATKGVSSMLSTSFVAAFKTPVTYALVFVLLSTAVMQIRYVNKALSRFDSTQVIPIQFVMFTLCVIIGSAVLYRDFEKTTMKQAAKFVGGCLLTFFGVFLITSGRERRDDDDDEDTLSEADGVEETIGLTQHDGSTSSSAIPQQQQNRRRLSVPATPSRRSSRMSRVSFSKATKPDSAHIGIESPATHYFEPAHSPAHLGGDEAHVLVSNPWQGLWVSPDPPRGARTVSAESVLTRSGLASTPIQPHPLASLKDGQVTSSYSVERPVTPRAAHSSKSANHRSRPFISPSPFSSTVTTAVKDVFLRENDSPEATASSLRRIRSSIRASLFFNSDDEDGIMPERIAEQPIVPASDDDLPEALGDDESGPSADIKVSRGRSRSLSDTLGEFFRPKKHKKQDVAADEDSGNLLESDNEQQLSRSP; encoded by the exons ATGAGCCTTACCTTTACCGAATCGACTCTCCCGACTTGGACGAGCGCTTTAGCAGCACCCACGGCGACAGGCGGTAGCAGCGGCGATGGGTCGGGTAGCGACGATGACGGAGATGCGCTGCAGCGGTGGTCGTCCCTGATCGGCATCATCACGGCCATTGTTGGCAACGTGCTGATTGCACTCGCCCTCAACGTACAACGATATGCGCACACGCGGCTGCACAAAGAGCGCAAGAGGATAAAACAGGGGGCTCGGGCAGCGCTGAAACGGGCgcaaagcagcaacagcagcaacagcaatggGACCACGCAGGTTGGCGTCTACGGCACCATCATCGGCGACGGTGCGAGGGATAGGGATCGGGGTAGCAACGGCTACCAGAATGGCGATGGCATCGGCTTTTCAATACCGGACTACGACGAGCACTCGGACGACGAGCACGAATTCCAAGAGGACGAGCCGCTGATGGCGTCGTTTCAGTCAAGCGCAACCACGGCCAGCACCGACACCGACACTGTTCAGCCCCGCAAGTCGTCCTCAAACTATCTCAAATCGCCGTATTGGTGGCTCGGCCAGATCTTGATAACGTTGGGAGAAGCAGGCAACTTCCTAGCGTATGGCTTTGCGCCCGCCTCCATCGTCTCGCCGCTGGGCGTCGTTGCGCTGGTGTCCAACTGTATTATTGCGCCCGCCATGTTTCACGAAAAGTTTAGGCTTCGCGACTTCTGGGGCGTTGTCATTGCCGTGTCGGGAGTTGTGACCGTCGTCTTGAGCGCGAACCAGGAGGAGACCAAGTTGAACCCCCACGACGTATGGGGAGCTATAACGACGGTGGAATTTGAAATTTACCTTGGCGTCACGACGTTTCTCATCATTGTTCTCATGTGGGCTAGCGCCAAATATGGCAAACGGACCATTCTCATTGACCTTGGTCTCGTTGGTCTTTTCG GAGGATATACGGCTTTAGCCACCAAGGGCGTTTCTTCGATGCTTTCTACAAGCTTCGTAGCGGCGTTTAAAACCCCCGTCACATATGCGCTCGTATTTGTTCTTTTATCGACTGCCGTTATGCAGATTCGCTATGTCAACAAGGCGCTATCCCGCTTCGACTCGACCCAAGTCATCCCCATCCAGTTCGTCATGTTCACACTGTGTGTCATCATCGGCAGTGCTGTGCTATATCGCGATTTCGAAAAGACGACCATGAAACAGGCCGCCAAGTTTGTCGGAGGCTGTCTTCTCACCTTCTTTGGCGTCTTTCTCATTACGTCTGGGAGAGAGCgcagagacgacgacgatgacgaagatacATTATCAGAAGCCGACGGAGTCGAGGAAACAATTGGCCTTACGCAGCACGACGGTAGCACCTCGTCCTCTGCGATtcctcagcaacagcagaacCGGCGCCGACTCAGTGTGCCGGCAACTCCATCTCGCCGATCTAGCAGAATGTCGCGAGTAAGCTTTTCCAAGGCAACGAAGCCAGACTCGGCTCATATCGGCATTGAGTCTCCCGCAACTCACTACTTTGAACCAGCGCATTCCCCAGCGCATCTCGGCGGCGACGAGGCTCATGTTCTTGTCAGTAACCCGTGGCAAGGCCTGTGGGTGAGCCCGGATCCTCCTCGGGGAGCTAGAACCGTCTCAGCCGAGTCTGTCCTCACGAGGTCCGGGCTGGCTTCTACGCCTATACAACCGCATCCTCTTGCGTCCTTGAAAGATGGCCAGGTGACTTCGTCGTATTCCGTTGAGCGACCAGTCACACCCCGGGCGGCACATAGTTCCAAATCTGCCAACCACCGATCAAGGCCATTTATTTCACCGTCACCCTTCTCCTCTACAGTTACAACAGCAGTTAAAGATGTGTTCCTGCGGGAAAACGACAGCCCAGAAGCGACTGCATCTTCTCTACGACGCATACGATCTAGCATCCGAGCAAGCCTCTTCTTTAatagcgacgatgaggatggcaTCATGCCGGAGCGCATTGCGGAGCAGCCGATTGTCCCGGCATCAGACGACGATCTGCCAGAGGCCTTGGGCGATGATGAATCCGGACCAAGTGCCGACATAAAAGTTTCAAGGGGGAGATCACGAAGTTTAAGCGATACATTGGGAGAGTTTTTCCGCCCCAAAAAGCACAAGAAGCAGGATGTGGCAGCCGACGAAGATAGTGGCAACTTATTAGAGAGCGACAATGAGCAGCAATTAAGTCGCAGTCCATAA
- a CDS encoding uncharacterized protein (EggNog:ENOG41): MATVTAPSRPSRRDGFDIGIICALQEEYDAVCLVIDEFWDEDGDVYGRVIGDKNYYTTGCIGKHNVVVALLPEMGKANAAAVAANFRSSYSHLELVLLVGVCGGVPSPSRRDNEIMLGDVIISKSVVQYDFGRKYNGVFVRKDTLEGNLDRANKNIRSLIRNFETERSLELLQTQTARNLTQLQAKAKSKKRRGTRYKYAYPGTDSDRLFKPDYLHKHRPGHGCNVCDSKPDAICHEAHSAYCEENGCDQGRVISRNVHTEKQQLSEEQAQEPVIHIGAIASGDSVMKSGLERDKISQEEGIIAFEMEGAGIWEEVPSIIIKSVCDYADGHKIGNWKDFAAAVAAAAAKALLGRYIKTDRPLEEAAQQSVSTKVSETNATSTPVGEDARQSMPTEGLDKQHEVTGPVSEEASQQDTQAKVMDAKEHSPPPPYTKVCDSQGSNSRKRPHQPDDQPKKVAVRSAASANTTPDVY; encoded by the coding sequence ATGGCTACTGTTACCGCCCCATCTCGACCATCTCGTCGTGACGGTTTCGACATTGGCATCATATGTGCCCTCCAGGAGGAATATGACGCAGTTTGCCTCGTCATTGATGAATTCTGGGATGAAGACGGCGATGTTTATGGACGCGTCATAGGAGACAAGAACTATTATACCACCGGCTGTATTGGTAAACACAACGTCGTTGTCGCTTTGCTACCGGAAATGGGAAAAGCAAATGCAGCCGCGGTTGCAGCAAACTTTCGATCCAGCTACAGCCATCTTGAGCTTGTGCTTCTGGTCGGTGTCTGCGGCGGCGTGCCTTCTCCCAGTCGTCGAGATAATGAGATAATGCTGGGCGACGTGATCATCAGCAAGAGCGTCGTTCAGTACGACTTTGGCAGGAAATACAATGGTGTGTTTGTCCGGAAAGACACCTTGGAGGGGAACTTGGACAGAGCCAATAAGAATATTCGCTCTCTGATTAGGAATTTCGAGACGGAGAGAAGCCTGGAGCTCTTGCAAACACAAACTGCCCGCAATTTGACGCAGCTCCAGGCCAAGGCAAAATCAAAGAAACGCCGTGGGACCAGGTATAAGTACGCCTATCCAGGAACGGATTCTGATCGGCTATTCAAACCGGACTATCTTCATAAACACCGTCCGGGGCATGGCTGCAATGTCTGCGATAGCAAGCCTGACGCTATATGTCATGAAGCTCACAGCGCTTACTGTGAGGAGAATGGGTGCGATCAAGGACGGGTCATCTCTCGTAATGTCCATACAGAAAAGCAACAACTCAGCGAAGAGCAAGCTCAGGAGCCTGTGATCCACATTGGAGCCATTGCGTCCGGAGACAGTGTCATGAAAAGCGGGCTCGAGCGAGACAAGATATCCCAGGAAGAGGGCATCATCGCCTTTGAAATGGAGGGAGCCGGTATCTGGGAGGAAGTGCcgtccatcatcatcaagagCGTGTGCGACTATGCCGATGGTCATAAGATTGGCAATTGGAAGGACTTTGCAGCCGCggtggccgcagcagctgcgaAAGCGCTTCTCGGAAGATACATCAAGACAGACAGGCCTTTGGAAGAGGCCGCTCAGCAGAGCGTATCGACCAAAGTCTCAGAAACAAATGCAACCAGCACGCCGGTCGGCGAAGATGCTCGGCAGAGCATGCCTACCGAAGGGTTGGATAAACAACATGAAGTAACTGGCCCAGTTTCGGAAGAGGCCTCTCAACAAGACACACAAGCCAAAGTGATGGATGCAAAAGAACACAGCCCGCCGCCACCATATACCAAAGTTTGTGACTCTCAGGGGTCGAATTCGAGAAAAAGACCTCATCAACCGGATGATCAGCCTAAAAAGGTTGCTGTGAGATCCGCTGCATCTGCGAATACAACCCCGGatgtatattaa
- a CDS encoding uncharacterized protein (TransMembrane:1 (o6-23i)) has product MHTPYSWLVIQSITIGVMAVFLQPRIDAYRLNRARAAELAREEAAIRAVEEGEAGYENTDDTLPGPQETTRLIPTTGNGDVSQGGTQVDNGYGGAYSGNAKTSKSSKD; this is encoded by the coding sequence ATGCATACCCCTTACTCTTGGCTAGTCATCCAAAGCATAACCATCGGAGTTATGGCCGTATTCCTCCAACCCCGTATCGACGCCTACCGCCTCAACAGAGCCCGTGCCGCGGAGCTCGCCCGCGAAGAAGCCGCCATCCGCGCCGTCGAGGAGGGCGAGGCCGGCTACGAGAACACGGATGACACGCTCCCGGGTCCTCAGGAGACAACACGGCTCATACCTACAACAGGCAATGGTGATGTTTCCCAGGGGGGCACGCAGGTTGATAATGGTTATGGCGGCGCGTATAGTGGTAATGCAAAAACATCAAAGTCAAGTAAAGACTAG